Proteins from a single region of Primulina tabacum isolate GXHZ01 chromosome 5, ASM2559414v2, whole genome shotgun sequence:
- the LOC142544340 gene encoding uncharacterized protein LOC142544340 translates to MTSGPVLALLNEKLTGENFLKWKSNINIALICENLKFVLTKECSPEPFLNASHSVREIYDRWIAANNKAKGYMLAGMNDVLRLKHEHVENAYQIMDSLQAIFGQRSSQSKHEAIKNAMNAKMKKGQSVGAHVLNMINYFTEAETHGATIDDGTQVSMILE, encoded by the coding sequence ATGACTTCCGGTCCCGTTCTTGCTTTACTTAATGAAAAGTTGACTGgcgaaaattttttaaaatggaaGAGTAACATTAACATTGCCCTCATCTGTGAGAACCTCAAGTTTGTCTTAACGAAGGAATGTTCTCCTGAGCCCTTTTTGAATGCTTCTCATAGTGTACGAGAAATTTATGATCGATGGATCGCGGCAAACAACAAAGCAAAAGGCTACATGTTAGCTGGAATGAATGACGTGCTTAGGTTAAAGCACGAGCATGTAGAGAATGCTTATCAGATAATGGATTCTCTACAAGCAATATTTGGCCAGCGATCTAGTCAATCTAAGCATGAGGCCATTAAGAATGCTATGAATGCTAAAATGAAAAAAGGGCAATCAGTTGGTGCGCATGTTTTGAACATgattaattacttcactgaagCTGAAACTCATGGTGCGACCATAGATGATGGTACACAAGTAAGTATGATTTTAGAATAA